The following are encoded in a window of Candidatus Palauibacter scopulicola genomic DNA:
- a CDS encoding MoxR family ATPase has protein sequence MEAGRKVETDDVRLLEELGHARRLIEEEVGKRIIGQREIVEKLLITLLADGHALLVGVPGLAKTLLVSTLAETLHLEFSRIQFTPDLMPSDITGTEVLQDDQRTGERRFAFVRGPIFADVILADEINRTPPKTQAALLQAMQEGEVTVGSETFPLGRPFFVLATQNPIEQEGTYPLPEAQLDRFMFELRIGYPTAEEESVIADMASSGPPAQVNPVVTAGQLLEYQALVQRVPASESVVGYAVRLARATRPREASSPEFVRRMVSWGAGPRASQHTVLAAKARAALDGRPAPNLDDVRAVAPAVLRHRVVPGFEAEAEGKTADDIVAELIEHSRGW, from the coding sequence CCTGATCGAGGAGGAGGTCGGGAAGCGGATCATCGGGCAGCGGGAGATCGTCGAGAAGCTGCTCATCACGCTGCTCGCCGATGGACACGCGCTGCTCGTCGGCGTCCCCGGTCTGGCCAAGACGCTGCTCGTCTCGACGCTCGCCGAAACCCTGCACCTGGAATTCAGCCGGATCCAGTTCACCCCGGACCTGATGCCCTCGGACATCACCGGGACGGAGGTTCTCCAGGACGACCAGCGCACGGGGGAGCGCCGTTTCGCCTTCGTCCGGGGGCCGATCTTCGCGGATGTGATCCTGGCGGACGAGATCAACCGGACGCCCCCCAAGACGCAGGCCGCCCTTCTGCAGGCGATGCAGGAGGGGGAGGTCACCGTCGGCAGCGAGACGTTCCCGCTCGGCCGCCCGTTCTTCGTCCTCGCGACGCAGAACCCGATCGAGCAGGAAGGGACGTATCCGCTTCCCGAAGCACAGCTCGACCGCTTCATGTTCGAGCTTCGGATCGGGTATCCGACAGCGGAGGAGGAGTCGGTCATCGCGGACATGGCGTCGAGTGGGCCGCCCGCCCAGGTGAACCCCGTCGTGACCGCGGGCCAGCTGCTCGAATACCAGGCGCTCGTGCAGCGGGTGCCGGCTTCGGAGTCGGTGGTCGGCTACGCGGTGCGGCTGGCGCGGGCGACGCGGCCGCGCGAGGCCTCCTCGCCGGAGTTCGTGCGCCGCATGGTGAGCTGGGGCGCCGGACCGCGGGCCTCGCAGCACACGGTGCTGGCGGCGAAGGCGCGGGCGGCGCTCGATGGCCGTCCCGCCCCCAATCTCGACGACGTACGCGCGGTCGCGCCCGCCGTGCTCCGGCACCGCGTCGTCCCGGGGTTCGAGGCGGAGGCCGAAGGGAAGACCGCGGACGACATCGTCGCGGAGTTGATCGAGCACAGCCGCGGCTGGTAG
- a CDS encoding A24 family peptidase, translating into MADPAIIGAAALLGAALGSFLNVCVARMPAGESVLRPRSRCPACRATIRWRDNLPVLSWIFLRAKCRDCGGRISARYPAIELATAFAWGGMAWLYGTSATALTGAVLFTLLLAIAVIDARHYIIPDALSLGGCAAGLALSALPGSTRPLAAIAGAVLGFGLLYVVGWLGEKAFRKPALGGGDVKMMAMVGAFLGPGGALLTIFLGALAGSLVYGPISLRTGKPVPFGTFLAFGATVALLFGDALLDRYLELAATGA; encoded by the coding sequence TTGGCTGACCCCGCGATCATCGGGGCCGCCGCGCTGCTCGGCGCCGCCCTGGGCTCCTTCCTCAACGTGTGCGTCGCCCGGATGCCCGCCGGAGAAAGTGTCCTGCGCCCGCGCAGCCGCTGCCCGGCGTGCCGCGCGACCATCCGCTGGCGCGACAACCTCCCCGTCCTCTCATGGATCTTCCTGCGGGCGAAGTGCCGCGACTGCGGCGGCCGCATCTCTGCGCGCTACCCCGCGATCGAACTGGCAACGGCCTTCGCCTGGGGCGGCATGGCCTGGCTGTACGGCACCTCCGCCACCGCCCTGACGGGAGCGGTCCTGTTCACGCTCCTCCTCGCGATCGCGGTCATCGACGCCCGCCACTACATCATCCCCGATGCCCTCTCCCTCGGCGGGTGCGCCGCGGGCCTCGCACTCTCGGCCCTCCCCGGGTCGACACGACCGCTCGCGGCGATCGCCGGCGCGGTTCTTGGGTTCGGACTCCTCTACGTGGTGGGGTGGCTGGGCGAGAAGGCCTTCCGGAAGCCGGCGCTCGGCGGCGGCGACGTGAAGATGATGGCGATGGTCGGCGCGTTCCTCGGTCCCGGCGGTGCCCTCCTCACGATCTTCCTCGGAGCGCTCGCCGGGTCCCTCGTCTACGGTCCCATCTCGCTCCGAACGGGGAAGCCCGTGCCCTTCGGGACCTTCCTCGCGTTCGGCGCGACCGTCGCCCTCCTGTTCGGCGACGCGCTGCTCGACCGGTATCTGGAGTTGGCCGCGACCGGCGCCTGA
- a CDS encoding RNA methyltransferase has product MPTRAEIKAWRSLHRGKGRRETGRFLAEGRRLVGEMLEWPGRTVAVLHADAAEDEPALQTLLARAAARGVRTEAVPEAIVRTLADAATPQPVLAIGEVPAYGWADVDDGMIVMLDGVQDPGNVGVLVRTALALGAAAVIGVGETADPWGPKALRASAGASFRGPVFRTDTGDALERLAGRGIPLWAAAADAPPLEASPSGPVALALGSEAHGVSAPLLAAAARAVSVPLARGVESLNVASAGAILLDRMRTGRPLG; this is encoded by the coding sequence ATGCCGACGCGCGCGGAGATCAAGGCCTGGCGGTCGCTGCACCGCGGAAAGGGACGCCGGGAAACCGGGCGTTTTCTGGCCGAGGGGCGGCGGCTCGTCGGCGAGATGCTGGAGTGGCCGGGCCGCACGGTCGCCGTGCTGCACGCCGACGCGGCGGAGGACGAGCCGGCACTGCAGACGCTGCTCGCACGCGCGGCGGCACGGGGCGTTCGCACGGAGGCGGTGCCCGAAGCGATCGTCCGGACCCTGGCGGATGCCGCCACGCCGCAGCCCGTACTTGCGATCGGCGAGGTGCCGGCGTACGGCTGGGCCGACGTGGACGACGGCATGATCGTGATGCTCGACGGCGTGCAGGATCCGGGCAACGTCGGTGTCCTCGTGCGCACCGCCCTCGCGCTCGGAGCGGCCGCCGTGATCGGCGTCGGCGAGACCGCGGATCCCTGGGGGCCGAAGGCGCTGCGGGCCTCGGCGGGCGCGTCGTTCCGCGGCCCCGTCTTCCGCACGGACACCGGGGATGCCCTGGAGCGGCTCGCCGGGCGGGGGATCCCGCTATGGGCCGCGGCGGCCGATGCCCCGCCGCTTGAAGCGTCGCCGTCCGGACCGGTCGCGCTCGCCCTGGGCAGCGAGGCCCACGGCGTCTCCGCCCCCCTCCTCGCCGCCGCCGCCCGCGCCGTCTCCGTGCCGCTCGCCCGCGGCGTGGAGTCGCTGAACGTCGCGTCGGCCGGCGCGATACTGCTCGACCGGATGCGGACGGGGCGCCCGCTTGGCTGA